A single genomic interval of Oryza sativa Japonica Group chromosome 7, ASM3414082v1 harbors:
- the LOC4343020 gene encoding uncharacterized protein — MGSRLGRRVIHFANLPLKLMLPPAPLSSVQEFAVKTVPSASKVDIRRCLESMYGFSVAEVRTLNMEGKKLRRGPFLAAKPDYKKAYVTLRAPLPVSPDLFPIGLVLGERERKASAAAARRKAVEGAEVEGEGKGKHWMEDEKVGFSRAGRGKVVYGNPGRLGKKRNGGTKVKDRAGEEVGKFPWSGTRLATEKKPARKQQYAPKKKGIVLKQKSWKGSVHRQPKKKVEA, encoded by the exons atggGGAGCCGGCTGGGTCGCCGCGTGATCCACTTCGCCAACCTCCCCCTCAAGCTCATGCTCCCTCCCGCGCCGCTCTCCTCCGTCCAGGAGTTCGCCGTCAAGACCGTCCCCTCCGCCTCCAAGGTCGACATCCGCCGCTGCCTCGAGTCCATGTACGGCTTCTCCGTCGCCGAGGTCCGCACCCTCAACATGGAGGGCAAGAAGCTGCGCCGGGGCCCCTTCCTCGCCGCCAAGCCCGACTACAAGAAGGCCTACGTCACCCTCCGCGCCCCGCTCCCCGTCTCCCCCGACCTCTTCCCCATTGGGCTTGTCCTCGGCGAGAGGGAGCGCaaggccagcgccgccgccgccaggaggAAGGCGGTGGAGGGCGCCGAGGTGGAAGGGGAGGGCAAGGGGAAGCACTGGATGGAGGATGAGAAGGTGGGCTTCTCCAGGGCCGGCCGCGGCAAGGTGGTGTACGGCAACCCCGGGAGGCTGGGGAAGAAGAGGAATGGAGGTACCAAGGTGAAAGACAGAGCCGGAGAGGAAGTGGGGAAGTTCCCATGGAGCGGGACGCGTCTTGCTACCGAGAAGAAACCTGCTAG GAAACAGCAGTATGCCCCCAAGAAGAAGGGCATAGTCCTGAAGCAGAAGTCATGGAAGGGATCCGTGCATCGGCAACCAAAGAAGAAGGTGGAAGCTTAG